Proteins from a genomic interval of Ensifer canadensis:
- a CDS encoding IS5 family transposase → MRGGDVRTGELFSYVDLEDRVRKDHPLRAIRQIVNEALVSLERDLAALYSPIGRPSIAPEKLLRAMLLQAFYSIRSERLLMERLEYDLLFRWFVGLGIDDPAWDHSVFSKNRDRLLEGDIAAKFLVAILSQPKVKRLLSTDHFSVDGTLIEAWASIKSFKPKDGPRGDHGEPLSDAGGRNKEADFHGERRSNETHASTTDPDAKLYRKGKGKEAKLCFMGHGLMENRHGLLVDAYLTEASGYAERVAALHMIGPFTEQTQAITLGADKAYDTKDFVKDLRSMKVTPHVAQNINGRRSAIDGRTTRHSGYRVSLRIRKRIEEAFGWIKTVAGQGKTKFRGRDRVGWAFTFAAAAYDLVRLPKLMTETG, encoded by the coding sequence ATGCGCGGCGGCGATGTGAGGACAGGCGAACTCTTCAGCTATGTTGATCTGGAGGATCGTGTTCGAAAAGATCATCCTCTACGGGCTATCCGGCAGATCGTGAACGAAGCGCTCGTTTCACTGGAACGAGATTTGGCAGCACTTTATTCACCGATCGGGCGGCCGTCGATCGCGCCTGAGAAGCTTCTGCGCGCCATGCTTTTGCAAGCCTTCTATTCGATCCGCTCTGAGCGGCTTTTGATGGAGCGGCTGGAATACGACCTTCTGTTCCGCTGGTTCGTTGGCCTTGGCATTGACGATCCAGCTTGGGACCATTCGGTGTTTTCGAAGAACCGCGACCGGTTGCTGGAAGGCGACATCGCCGCGAAGTTCCTGGTCGCAATCCTTTCGCAGCCCAAAGTAAAGCGGTTGCTGTCAACGGACCACTTCTCTGTCGATGGCACGCTGATCGAAGCTTGGGCGTCGATCAAGAGCTTCAAGCCGAAGGACGGCCCCAGGGGCGATCATGGCGAACCACTGTCGGATGCGGGCGGTCGGAATAAGGAAGCAGACTTCCATGGCGAGAGACGCTCCAACGAGACGCATGCTTCAACGACCGACCCGGATGCGAAGCTTTATAGGAAGGGAAAAGGCAAGGAGGCCAAGCTGTGCTTCATGGGGCATGGGCTGATGGAAAATCGCCATGGCCTGCTGGTCGATGCCTATCTGACAGAGGCCAGCGGGTATGCCGAACGGGTCGCGGCGTTGCACATGATCGGGCCCTTCACTGAGCAGACACAAGCGATCACGCTGGGTGCCGACAAGGCCTATGACACAAAGGACTTCGTAAAAGATCTGCGGTCGATGAAGGTCACGCCCCATGTGGCGCAAAACATCAATGGTCGCCGCTCGGCCATTGATGGACGCACGACGCGCCATTCCGGCTATCGGGTCAGCTTGCGCATCCGCAAGCGCATCGAGGAGGCGTTCGGCTGGATCAAAACCGTCGCCGGGCAGGGTAAGACGAAGTTCCGTGGACGCGACCGCGTCGGATGGGCCTTCACCTTCGCGGCCGCCGCCTATGATCTGGTGCGGCTGCCGAAGCTCATGACGGAGACAGGCTGA
- a CDS encoding ferritin-like domain-containing protein has product MRQGLFQQPARALPKVAKAANNADLKKAAEEHLSETKEQIKKLEQVFKSIGKTASGEKCDAIEGLIKEADGLMKEAEGTALDAGLLAACQAVEHYEIARYGSLREWAKDLGHDEAHKLLSEILDQEKATNNKLTNLAVTSINKTSARSKAA; this is encoded by the coding sequence ATGCGCCAGGGCCTTTTTCAACAGCCTGCTAGGGCGCTTCCAAAGGTCGCAAAGGCCGCGAATAACGCGGATCTCAAGAAGGCGGCCGAGGAGCATCTTTCGGAAACGAAAGAGCAGATCAAGAAGTTGGAGCAGGTCTTCAAGTCAATCGGCAAGACGGCATCCGGCGAAAAATGCGACGCCATCGAGGGTCTCATCAAGGAGGCCGACGGTTTGATGAAAGAGGCGGAAGGGACCGCGCTGGACGCGGGACTTCTGGCCGCTTGCCAAGCTGTCGAGCACTACGAGATCGCCCGCTATGGCTCGCTTCGTGAATGGGCCAAGGACCTCGGCCATGATGAGGCGCACAAGCTTCTTAGCGAGATCCTCGACCAGGAGAAAGCGACGAACAACAAGCTCACCAACTTGGCGGTCACATCGATTAACAAGACCTCGGCGCGTTCCAAGGCTGCATAG
- a CDS encoding Thivi_2564 family membrane protein, with the protein MTAAISILFTVLFVAVVLYLVQKLPIDSTMKQMAQIVILIIGVVSLLNSLGVI; encoded by the coding sequence ATGACCGCCGCTATCAGCATCCTCTTCACAGTCCTTTTCGTCGCCGTAGTGCTCTATCTCGTCCAGAAGCTTCCGATTGATTCGACGATGAAGCAGATGGCTCAGATCGTCATTCTGATCATCGGCGTGGTTTCGCTGCTCAACTCTCTGGGCGTCATCTGA
- a CDS encoding phage tail assembly chaperone — protein sequence MPDYGAFIWEWFWKLRQSQPPGLSGPVPVSNLEFMAWCQTTGNMVSREELAILKAMDAKLCAEIERETEAIRARETAN from the coding sequence GTGCCGGACTACGGTGCCTTCATTTGGGAATGGTTCTGGAAACTCCGGCAGTCGCAGCCGCCGGGGCTCTCTGGGCCAGTACCGGTTTCGAACCTTGAGTTCATGGCTTGGTGCCAAACCACGGGAAATATGGTCTCTCGCGAGGAGCTGGCGATCCTCAAGGCGATGGACGCAAAGCTCTGCGCTGAGATCGAGAGGGAGACTGAGGCCATCAGAGCAAGAGAGACTGCAAACTAA